Sequence from the Methanomassiliicoccales archaeon genome:
CTTTGAGGGCTTTTACCGTTCGAGGCCCGGGATCCCCATGACTGAACATGACATGAGATCTCAAAAGGCGAGGAATTGTTCGATAAACTCTATTTTGACCGATCAGGGGCGTTTTGTTCCAAGGTGAGGTTGTTTTCATAGGAGAATGTGTATCATTTGACATCCTCGATCTCGATGCCTTCAGATGCCTCGACGATCTTCTGGACCCTCCTCTCGCTCTAATCCAATATCCTTTGGCACTGTTCACGCAGGCCTGCCGCCCGCTCGTATATCGCCAGGCTTGATTCCAGATCGAGGTCCCCCTTCTCCAGGACATTCACTAAAGACTCCAATTCCTTCATGGCCTCTTCGAAGCCCATTTCCTTGATGTTCCTATCTTCTGACACGCCTGTCTACCCCTTTCTGGTCACTTCTGCTTCCAAAACCCCGTCCCTCATCACTATCCTCACCTCGTCCCCTTCGTTCACATCGCCCACCGAGCTGAGCACCTTGCCATTGATGGATTGCAAAATGCCGTAACCCCTTCCGAGTACCCGCGATGGGTCCAGTCCGTCCAAAGACGCCTGCATGGCCTTCAGGCGACTGTAAGGGGCCGCAATCTGGCAAGAAGGTCAAGAAGTGAATATCATGATTCTAAGGTTGTTCCGCCCTTAACCAGGGCGATTGATTCACTGTATTGAGCCCACTAGTCCGGCAATACCAGAAGTGATTTGAAATAATCCATCGGGTCCCCGCGATGGAGAAGCCCTTTCCTATTCTTGGAGGTCACATCGACCCTGATGGCGCATGCCAATGCCACCATGCAACTACCCAACCTTTGTTCGGGATTCATTTCCCCGGCATCATCAGGATCAACTATGTTACCTTCAACGCCGAGCAGCAGTGCAGTGGGGGAGTGCTGGAAGGCCCATACAATCTTGTCCCGCATTTCACCGAAACCAACGTTGTCCCTTTTCGCGACGTGGTCCATCAGATACTTTTCCACACCCACCCGGCCATACTCGCTTTCCAGAAAAATGGTGGGGATGTTTTTCATTCTCTGAACGATGGCTTCGTAACCCGTCCAGTTCTCCGCCAGTCGGTAGATAATTATCTTTTTGTTACGATAACCGGTCGAGTTCATGGATTCGATAGCATTTCGGAGCAGGCGGTTCAATATCAATACGGCACCTGCCCTCGATATCGTCAGCGGCATCCGGTTCTTGTCATTCAGGACGCCAATGCTACTTCTGGATTCCTCATTGTTCACCCAGCCCACAATGGTATCAGCATTGACCCAACCATTTCCGTGGGTGAGAAAATAGATCAGGACCACTTGCTCCTTAGTATATTCCTGAATCTCCATTGTTGACCTTCCGTTGAATTCTAGCACGGTAATCATTACTTAAGTAATTAAGCACTCTGGTATAATTGTTCATAATATAAGTAAAGGTTATATCCATACTAGTGAATTAGTTAACTAATCATTATGCAAATTTCAATCGAGACATAATGATTATCAGGGATATGTATGGAGCAAGACCCAGAGGATACGTTGCCTCGCGAATATTATGAGGCTGTATTAATAATAAAGACCGAAATGGAAGACTCGGGTGTTCCCGAGGAAATTGTCGAGGAAACCATGGACGACATCGAATCGCTGATAATTACCTCGATTCGGTACTCCGAAAAAGCAGAGGAGGAAGTCGAGGTGGAAACTGCGTGAAGGCCTCCCCTGGAGTAAAATCTT
This genomic interval carries:
- a CDS encoding exodeoxyribonuclease VII large subunit produces the protein MAAPYSRLKAMQASLDGLDPSRVLGRGYGILQSINGKVLSSVGDVNEGDEVRIVMRDGVLEAEVTRKG
- the xseB gene encoding exodeoxyribonuclease VII small subunit; translated protein: MSEDRNIKEMGFEEAMKELESLVNVLEKGDLDLESSLAIYERAAGLREQCQRILD